One Desulfocurvibacter africanus subsp. africanus DSM 2603 DNA segment encodes these proteins:
- a CDS encoding HD-GYP domain-containing protein: protein MRRSSRSEARARGPARRAEPAAKAPTAAASYRYFPVTPLLLFSDTRTEFRVYLRQGEQYVLYTKEQDHFTDKHREMLHKQGITKVFVNSEQKYLFDKHVEQNLAAILEMDALPLEDRADLLYSTAQFVMKNVFEFRLPDRLNAPTFKRLVDLVTASVRYLDKPGAFKKLSAYISHNYAVWSHCVQVFWYSMSVLKTFKVAEGTLVKCGLGAILHDIGKSKISRDILAKGEKLTDDEWVEMRKHPFYGMAQCVAVPIPHEAAKCIMFHHERMDGRGYAYGMQGELIPMYVRVVSACDAFDALTCDRAYGKAVSGAEALRVMNEDMQGAFDPEVLKRLEAVAKGLGLVQDEVTQA from the coding sequence ATGAGACGATCCTCGCGTAGTGAAGCCCGAGCCAGGGGGCCGGCACGCCGAGCCGAACCGGCCGCCAAAGCTCCGACTGCCGCCGCAAGCTACCGGTACTTTCCGGTTACGCCGCTGCTGCTCTTTTCCGATACACGCACCGAGTTCCGGGTCTATCTCAGGCAGGGCGAGCAGTACGTGCTCTATACCAAGGAGCAGGATCACTTCACGGACAAGCACCGGGAGATGCTGCACAAGCAGGGCATCACCAAGGTTTTCGTCAACTCCGAGCAGAAGTACCTCTTCGACAAGCACGTTGAGCAGAACCTCGCGGCCATCCTGGAGATGGACGCGCTGCCCTTGGAAGACCGCGCCGATTTGCTCTACTCCACCGCGCAGTTCGTCATGAAGAACGTCTTCGAGTTCCGTCTGCCGGACCGTCTCAATGCCCCGACTTTCAAGCGCTTGGTGGACCTGGTTACCGCATCGGTGCGTTACCTGGACAAGCCCGGCGCTTTCAAGAAACTGTCGGCGTACATCTCGCATAATTACGCGGTCTGGTCGCACTGCGTGCAGGTCTTCTGGTACTCCATGAGCGTGCTCAAGACCTTCAAGGTTGCCGAGGGCACGCTGGTCAAATGCGGCCTGGGCGCCATTCTGCACGATATCGGCAAGAGCAAGATATCCCGCGACATCCTGGCCAAGGGCGAAAAGCTCACGGACGATGAGTGGGTGGAGATGCGCAAGCACCCGTTCTACGGCATGGCCCAGTGCGTGGCCGTGCCGATCCCCCACGAAGCGGCCAAATGCATCATGTTCCACCATGAACGCATGGACGGCCGCGGCTACGCCTATGGAATGCAGGGCGAGCTCATACCCATGTACGTGCGCGTGGTCAGCGCCTGCGACGCCTTCGACGCCTTGACCTGCGACCGCGCCTACGGCAAGGCCGTATCCGGGGCCGAGGCCCTGCGCGTGATGAACGAGGATATGCAGGGCGCCTTCGACCCCGAGGTGCTCAAGCGGCTAGAGGCCGTGGCCAAGGGCCTGGGGCTGGTGCAGGACGAAGTCACACAAGCCTGA
- a CDS encoding Dabb family protein, with the protein MVKHIVMWMLKDETQYGTKAEAALRMKQMLEDLQGKIPTLRKIEVATEIFAASPACDVALYSEFDSRADLDAYQVHPEHQACVAFIKQIVTERRVLDYEI; encoded by the coding sequence ATGGTCAAGCATATCGTGATGTGGATGCTCAAGGACGAGACCCAGTACGGCACCAAGGCCGAGGCGGCCCTGCGCATGAAGCAGATGCTGGAAGACCTGCAGGGCAAGATACCCACGCTACGCAAGATCGAGGTGGCCACGGAAATCTTTGCGGCCAGCCCGGCCTGCGATGTTGCGCTGTATTCCGAGTTCGATTCGCGCGCCGACCTGGACGCCTACCAGGTGCACCCGGAGCACCAGGCCTGTGTGGCCTTCATCAAGCAGATCGTCACCGAGCGTCGGGTACTCGACTACGAAATCTAG